CGATCGGGACGATCGATCTCGACCGCCCACTTCGCCATCGTGCCGAACACCGCCTTGTAGTCGAGCTCCTGAAACGCCTCGCGCTCTCGCATGCCGGTATCGACCTGGCCGACGAACAGGATCATCGGGGTGGAATCCTGCATCGCGATGTGGACGCCGTGGCTGGCATTGGTCGCACCGGGGCCGCGGGTGACAAAGCAGATGCCGGGGCGGCCCGTGAGCTTGCCATAGGCTTCCGCCATCATCGCGGCGCCGCCTTCGGCGCGGCAGATCATCACGTCGATCGAACTGTCATGCAGCGCGTCCAGCGCGGCGAGATAGCTCTCGCCCGGCACGCAGGTGACGCGCTCGACGCCTTGCGCAACCAGCTGGTCGATCAGGATCTGGCCCCCGGTGCGGGCGTTACGAATGGTCATGACAGCTCCCTGAAAGGCTTTAGCGATGCGCTCGAGTGCGCGTCGGCTTGTTCTGAGGTGGCGTAGGACAGGCGGACAGAGCGCGCAAGATCGAAAGGCTTCTCATATCCTGCGCAGGCGTCATGCCCGTCCCCGATGTTTGCAACTACCGGCCAGTGGCGATGATGCGGCGGCAATGATCGAGCGCCGCACCGATCAGATTGTCGCTCGCTTCCGGCGTACGGAACGCCGAATGCGCCGACAGCGTCACGTTCGCAAGCTTGGTCAGCGGATGGCCCGCCGGTAGCGGCTCGACCGTGAAGACGTCGAGGCCGGCATGGCCGATGTGGCCCGAGCGAAGCGCCTCGATCATGGCGTCCTCATCGACCACCGCGCCACGCGCCGTGTTGATGAGGATGCTGCCCGGACGCATCATCGCGATGCGCTCGCGGGAGAGGAATCCTTTGGTCTCATCGTTGAGCAAAAGATGCAGCGAAACGACGTGGCTCTCCGCCAGCAGCTTCTCCAGCGCAACGAACTCGACGCCCGGATGCGTCTTCGGCGTCCGGTTCCAGGCGATCATCTTCATGCCGCAGCCCGCCGCCATGCGCGCGACTTCCGCGGCGATGCCGCCAAAGCCGATCAGGCCGAGCGTCTTGCCGGTGAGCTGGAGGGCGTCGCGGCGCAGCCAGTTGCCCTCGCGCATGCCGCGATCCATCTCGCCAAAGCCTTTTGCGGAGGCCCACATCAGCGCGATCGCGCATTCGGCGACCGCGGTGTCGCCATAGCCCTTGATGGTGTGGACAGCGATGCCGTGCTGGCCAAGCTCGTCCGGATTCATGTAGCTGCGCGCGCCGGTGCCGAGGAAGACGACGTGCTTCAGAGCCGCACACTTCGCGGCGACCGCCGTCGGCACCGCGGTGTGATCGACGATCATGATCTCCACCCCGTCCAAGAGGCGCGGCAGGTCGTCGGGCGAGATTGCCGGGTTGCGGTTGATGCCGACCGGGAGGCTGTCCGCACGCAGCAGCTTTTCGGTGACGGCGGCAAGCGTGTCGTTGGCATCGACGAACAGGGCACGCATCGGCTGATCTTTCTCTTGACTGAAAATACCGTATTGCATTTTAAGCTGAATACAGAAATAGTCCAGAAGCCGGGTTGGATGTTCAGGGGTAACTGCCCAGGAGAACTGCCATGAATCGCAGGGACGCACTCACCACCGTTGCCCTCGCCGGCGCTGCGATGGCCGCAGCCACCTCGGCCAAGGCTGACACCGCACCAAGCTCCACCCTCGACCGCATCAAGAAGAGCGGCGTGTTGCGGATCTCGGTCATCGCCGGCCAGGATCCCTATTTCCACAAGGACCTCGCCACCAATCAATGGTCGGGCGCCTGCATCGACATGGCGAACGACATCGCCGGCAAGCTCGGCGCCAAGGTCGAAACGCTGGAATCGACCTGGGGCAACCAGATCCTCGACCTTCAGGCCGAGAAGATCGACCTCGCCTTTGCCGTGAACCCGACGCCCGAGCGCGCACTGGTCATCGACTTCTCCTCGCCCATTCTGGTGCACTCCTTCACCGTCATCACCAAGAAGGGATTTGCCAAGCCGCAGACCTGGGCGGAGATCAACAAGCCCGAGGTCAAGATCGCCGTCGACATCGGCTCGACGCATGAGACGATCGCGCGGCGCTACTGCCCGAAAGCGACGATCCTCGGCTTCAAGGAGCGCAACGAGGCGATTCTCGCCGTGTCCACCGGACGGGCGGATTGCAACATCTCGCTCGCCGTGCTTTCGGTCGCGACGCTGAAGAAGAACCCGACGCTCGGCGAGCTTGCGGTGCCACGGCCGCTGCTCACGCTGCCGACCAATCTCGGCATCCGCGCCGAAGGCGATCGGCGTTACAAGGATTTCCTCAGCGCCTGGGCCGACTACAACCGCGCGCTAGGCCAGACCCGCGAATGGATGCTCAAGGCTTTTGAAACCGTCGGCCTCAGCGCGGAGGACATTCCGCCCGAGATCCAGTTCTGACGGACGCGCAACGTCCGCGCAGGCATTCAAACCCAGGGCCAGTTTCACCTAGCCCTGCACTATCATTTCAATTCCGCTAATGGACGACCAACACCGGCACGCTTCCGTCCACCAGAACCTCCGATGTTTGACTCCCCAACAAAAATTTCCTGAGGCCGCGACGCCCGTGAGAGGCCATGACGATCAAGTCGCAGCCTCCAGACTTTGCTGTTTTGATGATCGCAGTAGCCGGGTGCGCATTCGGAACATGCAAGAGTTCTGCCGAGATCCCGATCTGCTCCGCCATGACTCGAGCTTCATCGAGGATTTTGCCCGCACGTTCCTTGCAGGCTGCGTCAAAGCTATCAACCTCCTTCTGCGAGGGAATCCATCCCGAGGCGTGTCCGCTCCCATAGTCGACCGGCAGCGGTTCCGTCACGGTGACGACTGTCACCTTGGCATTCAGGGCCTTTGCCAAGGCAATCCCATGCTCAACGCCTTTTCTCGCGACATCCGATCCGTCCGTGCTCAAGAGAATATTGGCGTACATTCGGGGGCTCCCTTGCTCGTCGAACATTTTCCCTAAAGCTGCGAAGTACGGACGCGCCTCGGATAGTCAGCTCATGAAGGTAGACCGGAAGCGAATGGCAAGCCTTCAGACGGGCGGTTTTGACCGCAACCGGATATCAGCTCCAACGCCCGGCGCATTGATCTGACCCACCGAGTGGTCCCTCACTGACAAACGAGCACGGGGGTTTTCGCCTGCGTCAGCACCTTGTTCGTCACGCTGCCGATGAGAAGCATGGAAAGTCCGCTGCGCCCATGCGATGACATGACGATGAGATCGCAGCCTTTGTCTTCGGCTGCTGCGATGATGGCTTGATGGGGGTGCCCGCTCTCCACTTGAATCGTCTCGCAGGAAACGCCAGCTCCCTTTGCCGCCTTTGCCGCGCGATCCAACACGCTCCTGGCCTGTTCCTTGCGCACTTCAGCATATGTCGCGACGGCTTCAAGGAACCGCCCTGTTAATTCTGAAAACGGTTCCACGACGAAGATGACGGAAACCTTGGCGCCAAGGGATTTCGCCAGCGCCAAGCCATGCGCCACCCCATGCTCCGCGAGTTCCGACCCATCTGTCGGAATGAGAATATGCCGGTACATGCTTCACCTCCCGATTGTCCGGACGTATCGCTACCTTCCGAAGGTTGCGCCCACGTTCCGGAGACCGTCTTGAGATAAATCAATCTATTGCGCGGCGCCGTTTGCGAGATCCCGGATTTCGCTTCGCCGGGCTACAAGGCGGACCTCGACGTGTTTAGCCTGCCCGCATCATCGTCTTCTTGTTATCTGTGGCCGGGGCGGATCGATCCTCAAGCTCCGCCCACAGGCGGAAGCGCTCGCCGTCATTGAGGCGAGCAACATGGAATGGCCGGTCGAAGATGGCGAGAGGCTCCTTGCCGAGCTCGAACCGCGGCCAAGCGTCGTCTGTGTCAGGCGCGCCGGTCGCGACCAAGCGCAGCATGCTGGCCTGGAGGCGCGCCGCAACTTCGATATCGCCAGGCGTCATCGGGCCGCCCTTGCGCCGCAGGATGGGGCGATCGATGAAGTCAGGCAGGTGCGCCCAGACACAGGCATTGTCCGCGCCGTGCGTCGGCCCTTGCGACACGAAAGGCTCCAGCGTTGGGCGATGATCGAACCGGTTCAGCCAGACAGCACCGCCGGCCGCACTCTGATGGCGCGCAATCGCGGCCAGCGGCCGATGCCAGAATGCATCCGACAGCAACGCCTCGTAAGGATCTTCATCGGGACGCGCCGTCGCGCGATAGCAGCCGAGCAACCGCTCGAAGCCGGCGTCGCCGAAGGACGCACGGATGTGCCGCTCGGTAACGCCGATCATCGCGGCAGGCGGCGTGCTCTTCAAAAACATCACCATCTCGTCGCGGCAGGAGCCGAGCCAGAGTGAGGCATCGCGCAATGCGCCATCGGCGATCGCCGAGATCGGATCGCGCGGGATCACCGCACCATCGAGCACCGGGCCGAACACGGTGCCAGCTTCGGTTTCATCGGCCAGCCTGCGACCGACACTCTCCACCGCCGCGAAGAGCTGCGGCAGCGGCACCGTCGCAATGGCGCCCGCGTCGTTTTCAAGCTTGAGCTCCGCGATCACGCGCCGCGCGACTTCGTCAGCATGCGCGGGGTTCATGATGCCGCGGCCCGGCGCGCTGAAGGCGATGGCCCGCGCGAACTTGCCCTTCGCCTGAGGCAGGGTAGCCAGCGCGATCACGATTGAAGCACCGGCGGACTGGCCGAACAGCGTCAGCGCATCGGGATCGCCGCCGAAATTCGCGATGTTGGCGCGCACCCAGTCGAGCGCAGCGAGCGCATCCGACATTGCGAGATTGTTGGCCTCCACCAGCCTGGCACCGAGGCGATGCAGTTGCAGGAAGCCGAGCGGCCCGAGCCGGTAGTTGATGGTGACGATGACGGCAGGCCCCTGCGCTGCCAGGAAGCTGCCGTCATAGTCGGCGCCGCCGCCGGTGACGAAGGCGCCGCCATGGATGAAGAACAGCACCGGCAACGGCCGATCGGCCGCGGCCGGTGCGAAGATGTTCAGGCTGAGACAGGCGGCTTCATCCGCATGATCGAGATGGCCGGGCTGCGGCGCGTAGGCGCCGTATTCCGTGCAGGCGATCGGCTCCGACCAGGCGCGCGGCGGCACCGCTTTTGCGAAGCGCGGTGCGGTCGCATAGGGTACGCCCTTGAAGGCGCGCACGCCCTTCTGCGCGAGGCCGATGACCGGCCCGTTCGTGGTCGAAACTGCCTGCGTGAACATGCGAACGTCACCTCTGCTCTAGCCGCGCCGCCTGCCGAGATCGGCAATGTCGACCTTATGCGTCTCGCGCGCCGTCGCGGCGGCCGCGGCCGAGATCACGCAGCAGGCGGCGACGAAGGTCGCGACGGGAATCCACCCGTTCGGCCCCTCGCCGACCAGGCTCGCGCTCACCAGCGGCGTGAAGCCGGCGGCGAGGAAGCCGAGCTGCGTGCCGATCGCGGTGCCGGAATAACGCACGCGCGCCTCGAACATTTCCGCATAGAACGACGGCCAGATCGCGTTCGGCGCGGAGTAGACGATGTACAGGCCAATCGCGGCGGCGAAGATCGCGGGCGTGCTACCCGACGTCACTAGCATGAAATAGGGGAATAGCAGCACGGCACAGCCGAGCACGCCGCCGATGAACACCGGTTTGCGGCCGATCCGGTCGGCGAGCAAGGCCCAGAGCGGCTGCGCAATCAGCGCTACGACATTGCCGAGCACGCCGGCCCACAGCATGGTCGGACGCGCAACGCCGAACTTGCTGGTGGCATAGCCGAGTGCGAACACCGCGGTCAGGGTGCTGACGGTCGCGATCAGCGCGCAGACGATGACGCGCAGCACGTCGGGCCAGTAGTCGCGGAGCAGTGCAACCACGGGAAAGCGCGCGACCTGCGCCTTGTCCTTGATCTCTTCGAAGACCGGCGTCTCCGGCATGGTCCGCCGCACGAGGTAGGCGACCAGCAGCACCAGCGCGGAAAGCAGGAACGGAATGCGCCAGCCCCAGCTCAGGAGCTGGTCTTCCGGCAGGCTCGAGACCGGGATGAACACCAGCGTCGCCAGGATCGCGCCCGCCTGGGTGCCGCTCAGCGTCCAGCTCGTGAAGAAGGCGCGGTTGGAGTTGGCGGAATGCTCGAGCGTCAGCGAGTTCGCGCCGCTCTGCTCGCCGGCCGCCGACAAGCCCTGCAACAGGCGCAGCAGCGTCAGGATGATCGGCGCGGCACTGCCGATCGTCTTGGCATCCGGCAACAGGCCGATGGCAAGCGTCGAGGCGCCCATCACCACCAGCGTAAACAGCAGCACCGTCTTGCGGCCGATGCGGTCGCCGAAATGACCGAGGATAACGGCGCCGACCGGACGCGCAATATAGCCGATGCCGAAGGAGAGCAGCGCGAGCAGCGTCGCGGTCGCGGGATCGACGTTGGCGAAGAACACTTTTGGAAAGATCAGCGCGGCCGCAGTGCCGTAGATGAAGAAGTCGTAGTATTCGAGCATGCTGCCGACGAAGCTGACGAGCGCGGCGCGCTTCGGAAGCTTGTTCTGTACGCCTTCAGTTGCGGATGGTGCGTGCAACGATGCGGTTGACGTCAACGTCATGAAATTCCTCCCCGTGTGATGCGCGGCAGATCCCGCGTCGTTGCCGGCGACCACGTTGGGCTGCGCCGGTGCTGCGATGACTTGCCGTCACTCTCTTTCCTTCATAATGTACGAACTAGTACGTTTATGCAAGGCCGCATCGAAGCCCCGCCCGGAGTTGCGAAATTTGCCTTCACCTTCAAGGTGATCCATAGAAACGCGTGGGAGAAACAGTGATGCTGAAGCGCATGCCCCCTGCCCACAAGCGCACCAACGACCCCGAGCGCACCAAGCGCGACATCATCGAAGTGGCGACGCAGGAATTCGCCTCCGAGGGCTATTCCGGCGCGCGGGTCGACGCGATCGCGGCGCGCACCCGCACCTCCAAGCGGATGATCTATTACTATTTCGGCGGCAAGGAGCAGCTCTATCTCGCGGTGCTGGCGGAGGCCTATCGCAACATCCGCGCGCTGGAGGACCAGCTCGACATCGAGCGCTGCGACGCGCCCGAGGGCTTGCGGCGGCTGATCGAGGCGACCTTCGACCATGACGAGCGCAATCCGAACTTCATCCGCCTCGTCAGCATCGAGAACATCCACCACGGCAAGCATCTGAAGCAGAATCCGCAACTGCGCCAGCTCAACGCCAGCGTGATCTCAACGCTGGACCGGATCCTCGCCCGTGGTCGCAAGGAAGGCATCTTCCGCAACGACGTCGACGCCGTCGACCTACATCTTGCCATCAGCTCCTACTGCTTCTTCCGCGTCGCCAACCGCCACACCTTCGGCGCCCTGTTCGACCGCGATTTGAGCGAGCCGAAAGTGCTGGCAAAGAGCCGGACGCAGATCGTGGAGATGATCTTGGCGTGGCTGGGGGCGAAGGCGAGCGAGTAGCAATGCTAGCTAAAGCGTGATGAGTTTTGGGTGAATCGATGCGAGCCGAGAGCTCAGAACACCTCTCCCGTAGGGAGAGGTGAACCCCGGACGGCCGAAGGTCGCCGTATCTGTGCGTCAATTGCCGGTGGGCATCGCAATGTGGACGCCTTCCTTCGCGAGTTGCTCCCTGACCCACTGGAACTTCTGGTAGTTCGAGATGGTGATGGGACCGGTATAGCCGAAGCCCTGGAGCTTACGCGGCGGGTAATCGACGTAGGACTTCATGAGCTTTTTTAGTTGTTCTTCCATTACCGGAGCGATCCAGGTGCTTTCGGTGAAGTTGTTCATGAAGATGTCGTAACGCTCCTGCGGGTCCGCCCACAGATCGAAGATTTGAGGCGCGGTGGCGACATATTTCTCAGCGCCTTTCCAGCCCAGGTTCGTGTCGACGGCCAAGCCTCCGGTCAAGGCCCCGTCGTCACCACGCAGATTGAAGACAAATTTCCAGTTGTGCCAGCGGAAGGCACCGGGACTGAGCTCATCCTCTGTAAAGTAGAACCAGGATTCTCGGGCGAACTTGCCCGCGTCGAACAGGATCGGCGACATGTCGTAGCTGTCGAAGATGATGGGTTGCCCATCGCGGTCCTTGTCCGGAAGCTTTACGTCGGCAAGGGACGCGAACGTGGCCATGAAGTCCAAGCCGCCGACAATGTCGTGATTCTTCGTGTTGGCCTTGATCTTGGGGCCCCAGGCAATGGCTGGCACACGGTTGCCACCTTCGCGCACCGTCCCCTTGGTCCCACGGAACGGCGTATAACCGGCGTCAGGGTAGACGTCCTGCCAGGCGCCATTGTCCGTGGTCCAGAAGATATACGTGTTCTTGTCTAGGCTGAACCGCCACGGGTTTGCCGGAGGCTCCAACTCCTGAGAGGATGGAGCCATGACAAGCAAGACGACGAACAAGTTTTCACCCGAGGTCCGGGCTCGTGCGGTTCGGATGGTTCTGGATCATGCGAGCGAGCACCCGTCGCGGTGGGCGGCCGTGACCTCGATTGCGGCCAAGATCGGCTGCACACCGCAGACGCTGCACGACTGGGTCAAGAGGGACGAAGTCGATAGCGGACACCGGGCCGGCGTTCCGACCGACATGGCCGAGAAGCTGAAGGCGCTGGAGCGGGAGAACCGTGAGCTTCGGCAGGCGAATGAGATCCTGCGCAAGGCGAGCGCGTATTTTGCGATGGCGGAGCTCGACCGCCGGTCCAAGCCATGATCGCCTTCATCGACGATCATCGTGGGGCGCATGGGGTCGAGCCGATCTGCAAGGTCTTGCCGATCGCCCCTTCGACCTACCACGCCCATGTGGCCAGGCGGCGCGATCCTGCCAGGCTGTCGGCGCGCGCCAGGCAGGACGCTACCCTGAAGATCGAGGTTCGGCGGGTGTTCGATGAGAACTTCCGGGTCTATGGCGTGCGCAAGGTCTGGCGGCAGCTCGAGCGGGAAGGCTTCGATGTTGCCCGCTGCACGGTGGCGCGACTGATGCGGGACATGGGTTTGCAAGGAGTCATCCGCGGCAAACCCGTCAAGACCACGATCAGCGACAAGGCCGCGCCATGCCCGCTGGATCACGTCAACCGCCAGTTCAGGGCGCCAAGGCCGAACGTTCTTTGGCTCTCCGACTTCACCTATGTCGCGACCTGGACCGGCTTCGTCTACGTCGCCTTCGTCATCGATGCCTACGCCCGCAGGATCGTGGGGTGGCGGGTCTCGCGCACGGCGCATGCGGGCTTCGTGCTCGATGCGCTGGAACAGGCCCTGCACGATCGCCGGCCGGTCCATCGCGGCGGGCTCGTGCACCACAGCGACAGGGGCAGCCAATACGTCTCGATCAAATACACCGAGCGTCTGGCTGAAGCTGGTATCGAACCTTCTGTCGGCAGCGTCGGGGACTCCTATGACAACGCTCTCGCCGAAACCATCAACGGCCTCTACAAGGCCGAGGTGATCCATCGGCGCGGGCCATGGCGCAGCTTCGAGTCCGTCGAGTTCGCGACGCTGGAATGGGTGGACTGGTTCAACAACCGAAGGCTCCTCGAGCCCATCGGCAACATCCCGCCGGCCGAAGCCGAGCAACGCTACTACGCCATGCTGGAACAACCCGCCATGGCGGCATAACTTAAACCAAATTGCCTCCGGCAAACCCGGGGCGGTTCAAGGCCGAGTGCACGGACTTTATCCATCACATGGCCGATATGCGTATCGGCTTCGACGAGAGAGTCCGCGTATTTGCTTTTCGATAGTGATTTATGAATGAAGTCGGGGTGCGGCAGGTTCGGCTGGTGCACCTTCATGAAGTTGACGCTCATGAAAAATGGCTGGCTCGAACGTGCGTTGCGGTCGAGATAGTCTAGCGCAGCTTGCTCGACATAGGTGTCCAGGAAGGGAATGCCGACAATACCCTGCTGCGGCGTGTTGACGTATTCGCCGTTGACCTTGAACTCCTCACGCGCGGGCTCCCCTGCGTTGCCCGATAGCGCCCCCTTGGTCACCTTCTGGAACAAAGCGCGCAGCTCAGTGGGCATGTTGGGAAACCACTCCGGATCACCGTAGGTGTAGGCGTTGAGGTGATAGAGAAACGCATACTTCATTTCGTCATAGCCCTGGGCATTCGGTAGCGCGTAGTCGGCTTCACCCAGGTGCCACTTGCCGGTGAAAAAGGTCTTGTACCCCGCCGTCTTAAGCACGGATCCCAAAGTCCACTCCGCTTGCGGCAGCCCGCCGCCCTGTCCCTGGAAGGCCACCGTGGTCATGCCGCTGCGGTTCGGGAAGCGACCCGTCTGCATCGCCGCGCGGCCCGGCGTACAGCTCGGCTGGGCGTAGAACGAGAAGAACGTCATGCCTTCATTCGCAAGGCGATCGAGATTGGGGGTAGGCATACCGCGGCCTGGGCCACCGCCATAGGGGCCAGAGTCGCCGTATCCAAAGTCATCCGACACGATCAGGATAATGTTGGGCTTCTGCACTTGTTGAGAGAATGCGGGAGCGCATGCCATCATGGTGGCGGCGCACAAAACGACAAGATTGCCCTGGAGTTGTCTGAGCACGCTCATGGTTGTTTCCTCGTTTGTGTGCTTCGAGGCCAAATGCAGCGTTGGTCCGACTTCGACCCGCGGTCGGTTTTGGGGGGAGCTGTCGGACGTTATTGACTAAAGACAGAGTGTCCCGCCCTTTTCTTGATCTAGATCAACCTGCCGCTGGTCACTAGCCGACGTGGGCTGAGGTCCGTTTCGGGTCAAAACCGGCGGTCAGCGCAATCATCGCATTGCGTCCGGTCTCCCGCAGACAGCCGACATGGCCACGGCTCGTTCGTTGTTCGGCTCAGGGCTAAATGGGGGCATTGGTGTTGCGTTCTATTTTGTGAGCGCAAGGAGCCTGCCATTCGGCCGATTATGCTCCACGAAGCGCGCTCGCCCTCCGACTGACCTGCTCGCGCTCATCCTGTACTCACAAATGCAAGCGTGGATGATGCGGCAATTGCCACACCACCACGCATCGCCTTGAGATGGATTACTTGCGCTCGACAAGAAGGGCCCGACAATCCGTTTCACCAAGATTTTCGGCTGTATGCGAGGATGTGATTGGTCCCGCAGTCGCCACTCCCGCCTGGTTCTTCAACTCGCGGGTCGTGCCATCCGGATTGTGAACACGCACGGTGCAATCGTCGAGTGCGTAGACCACAAAGGGAAGCGGATGAGAATGCGGCTTATCCGTCGCACCCTTCTTCCAGGTGGCGACGATCACACGAAAGTTCTGATCTTCAAAGATCACCTTATAGACCGCCGGGTCGGCCTGATAAGTCGGAGCAGCGTCCTGCGCAGCGGCCGAACCGATCCAAATCGCTGCTGCACTCAGGCCAAGCATTGCACGTCGAACCATATCCAAATTCCTTTCAAGGGACGTATCGGAAGAAAAGCGCTAGCAGGCTGTTGAAGAAGTCTTCGAGCGACGCGCGATAAATGGGATGTCGTCGCCATTAAGGAGGCAGATTTCACCTTCGAGTGAGCCGTCATCCCGCAGTTCGGCCTAGCCATCACCGTTGGCTGGCTCCATTTCGTCGTTTCCCTGCCAGCCGAACTGGACGGCATCGCCGTCACAGGCTCCATGAATGCAGCCCGTGAGGCAATCGAAGGCGAACTCGCCGCCGTCGTCATCGAACAGGATGTAGGCGCCCGCCACGGCCATGTCGTAGCCTGGTGTCTCGACGACCCGCCATCTACCTCGGATGCTCATGCCGGTGCCGCCAGAAGCTTGGGCAGCCGGATCAGATTATAGGCCGCAAGCGCCAGGACGAAGACGGCATCCACCCGGTCGCGGCCTCGCAGCTTGACCTTGGCCAGGCCAGCGGAACTCTTGATCCAGCCGAAGACTTCTTCGATGCGTTTGCGGCAGCGTTGGCTGATGTCATAGCCGTCGTGACGCGTGGTACGCGCGTCGACCGCCGTCTTGCGCCGCTTGCCGGTCTTACTCAGATGTCCATTGATCGCGATATGCGGAGTAACCGATCTATCTCTCAGGTCATGCACGAACTGCGTGACGTCGTAGGCTTTGTCCGCCCCCAGAGTGACCCGCTTCGCACACCCGCGCCTGTCGATCATGGCAAGCGCAATCTCTCGTTCGGCGGTGCCAGTAGCTTGGCTCACTCCACCTAAAACCGCCAAACCATTGCGGTTCTCCATCAGCGCATGGCCCATATAGCAGAGTTTGGCCGGCTGGCCGTCGCCCTTTTTATAGAGCCTGGCCTCAGGATCGGTCGTGCTCTCATGGGTCTCGTTGGATCGCTTCTCCTTGTGGAAGCTGCGCTCGGCATTGCGTCCCGGACCGTCCTGATCTTTGTCGCTGCCATCCTTCCTCCGGAAGCTCTTGATCGAAGCCCAGGCTTCAATGAGCGTGCCGTCCACCGAGAAGTGATCGCTCGACAAAAGACGCTT
This region of Bradyrhizobium sp. CCGUVB1N3 genomic DNA includes:
- a CDS encoding NAD(P)-dependent oxidoreductase, translating into MRALFVDANDTLAAVTEKLLRADSLPVGINRNPAISPDDLPRLLDGVEIMIVDHTAVPTAVAAKCAALKHVVFLGTGARSYMNPDELGQHGIAVHTIKGYGDTAVAECAIALMWASAKGFGEMDRGMREGNWLRRDALQLTGKTLGLIGFGGIAAEVARMAAGCGMKMIAWNRTPKTHPGVEFVALEKLLAESHVVSLHLLLNDETKGFLSRERIAMMRPGSILINTARGAVVDEDAMIEALRSGHIGHAGLDVFTVEPLPAGHPLTKLANVTLSAHSAFRTPEASDNLIGAALDHCRRIIATGR
- a CDS encoding transporter substrate-binding domain-containing protein; translated protein: MNRRDALTTVALAGAAMAAATSAKADTAPSSTLDRIKKSGVLRISVIAGQDPYFHKDLATNQWSGACIDMANDIAGKLGAKVETLESTWGNQILDLQAEKIDLAFAVNPTPERALVIDFSSPILVHSFTVITKKGFAKPQTWAEINKPEVKIAVDIGSTHETIARRYCPKATILGFKERNEAILAVSTGRADCNISLAVLSVATLKKNPTLGELAVPRPLLTLPTNLGIRAEGDRRYKDFLSAWADYNRALGQTREWMLKAFETVGLSAEDIPPEIQF
- a CDS encoding universal stress protein, encoding MYANILLSTDGSDVARKGVEHGIALAKALNAKVTVVTVTEPLPVDYGSGHASGWIPSQKEVDSFDAACKERAGKILDEARVMAEQIGISAELLHVPNAHPATAIIKTAKSGGCDLIVMASHGRRGLRKFLLGSQTSEVLVDGSVPVLVVH
- a CDS encoding universal stress protein; its protein translation is MYRHILIPTDGSELAEHGVAHGLALAKSLGAKVSVIFVVEPFSELTGRFLEAVATYAEVRKEQARSVLDRAAKAAKGAGVSCETIQVESGHPHQAIIAAAEDKGCDLIVMSSHGRSGLSMLLIGSVTNKVLTQAKTPVLVCQ
- a CDS encoding carboxylesterase/lipase family protein, with amino-acid sequence MFTQAVSTTNGPVIGLAQKGVRAFKGVPYATAPRFAKAVPPRAWSEPIACTEYGAYAPQPGHLDHADEAACLSLNIFAPAAADRPLPVLFFIHGGAFVTGGGADYDGSFLAAQGPAVIVTINYRLGPLGFLQLHRLGARLVEANNLAMSDALAALDWVRANIANFGGDPDALTLFGQSAGASIVIALATLPQAKGKFARAIAFSAPGRGIMNPAHADEVARRVIAELKLENDAGAIATVPLPQLFAAVESVGRRLADETEAGTVFGPVLDGAVIPRDPISAIADGALRDASLWLGSCRDEMVMFLKSTPPAAMIGVTERHIRASFGDAGFERLLGCYRATARPDEDPYEALLSDAFWHRPLAAIARHQSAAGGAVWLNRFDHRPTLEPFVSQGPTHGADNACVWAHLPDFIDRPILRRKGGPMTPGDIEVAARLQASMLRLVATGAPDTDDAWPRFELGKEPLAIFDRPFHVARLNDGERFRLWAELEDRSAPATDNKKTMMRAG
- a CDS encoding MFS transporter — protein: MTLTSTASLHAPSATEGVQNKLPKRAALVSFVGSMLEYYDFFIYGTAAALIFPKVFFANVDPATATLLALLSFGIGYIARPVGAVILGHFGDRIGRKTVLLFTLVVMGASTLAIGLLPDAKTIGSAAPIILTLLRLLQGLSAAGEQSGANSLTLEHSANSNRAFFTSWTLSGTQAGAILATLVFIPVSSLPEDQLLSWGWRIPFLLSALVLLVAYLVRRTMPETPVFEEIKDKAQVARFPVVALLRDYWPDVLRVIVCALIATVSTLTAVFALGYATSKFGVARPTMLWAGVLGNVVALIAQPLWALLADRIGRKPVFIGGVLGCAVLLFPYFMLVTSGSTPAIFAAAIGLYIVYSAPNAIWPSFYAEMFEARVRYSGTAIGTQLGFLAAGFTPLVSASLVGEGPNGWIPVATFVAACCVISAAAAATARETHKVDIADLGRRRG
- a CDS encoding TetR/AcrR family transcriptional regulator — its product is MLKRMPPAHKRTNDPERTKRDIIEVATQEFASEGYSGARVDAIAARTRTSKRMIYYYFGGKEQLYLAVLAEAYRNIRALEDQLDIERCDAPEGLRRLIEATFDHDERNPNFIRLVSIENIHHGKHLKQNPQLRQLNASVISTLDRILARGRKEGIFRNDVDAVDLHLAISSYCFFRVANRHTFGALFDRDLSEPKVLAKSRTQIVEMILAWLGAKASE
- a CDS encoding IS3 family transposase (programmed frameshift) codes for the protein MTSKTTNKFSPEVRARAVRMVLDHASEHPSRWAAVTSIAAKIGCTPQTLHDWVKRDEVDSGHRAGVPTDMAEKLKALERENRELRQANEILRKASAYFCDGGARPPVQAMIAFIDDHRGAHGVEPICKVLPIAPSTYHAHVARRRDPARLSARARQDATLKIEVRRVFDENFRVYGVRKVWRQLEREGFDVARCTVARLMRDMGLQGVIRGKPVKTTISDKAAPCPLDHVNRQFRAPRPNVLWLSDFTYVATWTGFVYVAFVIDAYARRIVGWRVSRTAHAGFVLDALEQALHDRRPVHRGGLVHHSDRGSQYVSIKYTERLAEAGIEPSVGSVGDSYDNALAETINGLYKAEVIHRRGPWRSFESVEFATLEWVDWFNNRRLLEPIGNIPPAEAEQRYYAMLEQPAMAA
- a CDS encoding IS5 family transposase, which encodes MRGSDERSGSLFSYVDLEARVRVDHPLRAIRDLANAALGDLSGEFGKLYTDFGRPSIAPEKLLRAMLLQAFYGVRSERHLMERMEFDLLFRWFVGLGVDDAVWDHSTFSKNRDRLLEGEIAAKFLNALLAQPKVKRLLSSDHFSVDGTLIEAWASIKSFRRKDGSDKDQDGPGRNAERSFHKEKRSNETHESTTDPEARLYKKGDGQPAKLCYMGHALMENRNGLAVLGGVSQATGTAEREIALAMIDRRGCAKRVTLGADKAYDVTQFVHDLRDRSVTPHIAINGHLSKTGKRRKTAVDARTTRHDGYDISQRCRKRIEEVFGWIKSSAGLAKVKLRGRDRVDAVFVLALAAYNLIRLPKLLAAPA